In Pomacea canaliculata isolate SZHN2017 linkage group LG12, ASM307304v1, whole genome shotgun sequence, a single genomic region encodes these proteins:
- the LOC112576714 gene encoding latent-transforming growth factor beta-binding protein 4-like isoform X1: protein MESNPCDQVCYLIGLDTTICDCHPGYALLPDGQTCRDVDECDLSFCGEHGTCTNTLGSFACTCHPGFLPGRGGICVDFDECADPEVCPGPAQCTNLEGSYRCDCPPGYAYVINQCQDEDECLMEVCGEHSYCNNTLGSYTCSCETGYTPAPNGSCVDVDECGDPEVCPGPGQCTNLEGSYRCDCPAGYAHGINGCQDEDECMMAVCGEHSYCNNTVGSYTCTCETGYTLDPSGSCVDLNECEGDRASCSQQCVNLPGHFRCECLPGFRLSSDNITCIDVDECLLGYGGCQQRCNNLLGTYYCSCHQGYRLSIDGVSCLDIDECLQNQGGCEHTCTNTVGGFVCSCPPHLSLSPDNRTCQGAGVSRCEQQNGGCQQVCVTLPEGGYRCDCHAGYQIQSDHATCEDVDECAHANGGCHQRCLNSPGSYHCACEEGYSLRRDGDGLVTCEATCDPPCRNNGRCAAPGLCVCPPGYPGSDCSPLCTPPCVHGGACIRHNVCSCAEGWSGLGCREANCAPGCRNGGRCIAPNTCQCADGYDGARCEAATCTPPCEHGGRCVRPNVCACRPTYIGPHCGLRSAVTADGRSCQPPCVNGGQCVLGRCRCPAGFLGQSCEQAVEPECRPRCSNGGTCLHGNTCQCPEGTSGHRCQQSHCRLVTYTQSLRQGVRRPVTEAYNIPCGRFGWQTCTAYRIVQRFVYTTAFRVGYRRKCPPFDD, encoded by the exons ATGGAGAGTAACCCTTGCGACCAGGTGTGTTACCTGATTGGTCTGGACACCACGATCTGCGACTGCCACCCTGGGTATGCTTTGCTCCCCGACGGCCAGACGTGCAGAG ACGTGGATGAATGTGACCTGAGCTTTTGTGGAGAACACGGTACGTGCACAAACACCCTGGGTAGCTTTGCGTGCACCTGCCACCCTGGATTTCTACCTGGCCGTGGTGGCATTTGTGTCG ATTTTGACGAATGCGCGGACCCAGAAGTGTGCCCTGGCCCAGCGCAGTGCACTAACCTGGAGGGCTCGTACAGGTGTGACTGTCCACCCGGATATGCCTACGTCATCAACCAGTGTCAAG ATGAAGACGAGTGTCTGATGGAGGTGTGTGGAGAACACAGCTACTGCAACAACACCCTGGGCAGCTACACATGCAGTTGCGAGACCGGCTATACCCCGGCCCCCAACGGCTCATGCGTGG ATGTTGACGAATGCGGTGACCCGGAAGTGTGTCCAGGCCCAGGGCAGTGCACTAACCTCGAGGGCTCCTACAGGTGTGACTGTCCAGCCGGTTATGCACACGGTATTAATGGGTGTCAAG ATGAGGACGAGTGTATGATGGCGGTGTGTGGGGAGCACAGCTACTGCAACAACACGGTGGGCAGTTACACATGTACCTGTGAGACTGGCTATACCCTGGACCCCAGCGGCTCATGCGTGG ACCTCAACGAGTGTGAAGGAGACCGAGCCTCATGCAGCCAGCAGTGCGTGAACCTGCCAGGTCACTTCCGGTGCGAGTGCTTGCCAGGCTTTCGTCTTTCATCCGACAACATCACCTGCATTG ATGTCGATGAGTGTCTCCTTGGCTACGGTGGGTGCCAGCAGAGATGCAACAACCTTCTGGGGACCTACTACTGCAGTTGTCATCAGGGGTACCGACTGAGTATCGACGGCGTTTCTTGCTTAG ATATAGACGAGTGCTTGCAGAACCAGGGTGGCTGTGAGCACACTTGTACCAACACTGTAGGTGGGTTTGTCTGCTCCTGTCCGCCGCATCTATCTCTGTCGCCTGACAACCGAACATGCCAAG GTGCTGGGGTTTCCAGATGTGAGCAGCAGAACGGCGGCTGTCAACAGGTGTGCGTCACGTTACCTGAGGGAGGCTACAGGTGTGACTGTCATGCCGGCTACCAGATACAGTCAGACCACGCGACTTGCGAAG ATGTGGACGAGTGTGCACATGCCAACGGTGGGTGCCACCAGCGTTGTCTCAACAGTCCCGGAAGCTACCACTGCGCATGCGAGGAAGGTTACTCCTTAAGGCGTGACGGCGATGGGCTTGTTACTTGCGAAG CTACCTGCGACCCTCCGTGTCGTAACAACGGGCGGTGTGCTGCACCTGGACTGTGTGTCTGCCCACCTGGGTACCCGGGTTCTGACTGTTCTC CGTTGTGCACCCCGCCTTGTGTCCACGGGGGCGCGTGTATTCGTCACAATGTGTGCAGCTGTGCAGAAGGCTGGAGCGGCCTAGGCTGCAGGGAAG CCAACTGCGCTCCAGGATGCCGTAACGGAGGCCGGTGCATCGCGCCCAACACGTGCCAGTGCGCGGATGGCTATGACGGCGCCAGGTGTGAAGCAG CTACCTGTACCCCGCCCTGTGAACATGGAGGGCGCTGCGTGCGACCCAACGTCTGCGCATGTCGACCGACCTACATTGGGCCTCACTGTGGTCTCCGCTCGGCCGTGACGGCAG ACGGGAGGAGCTGTCAGCCGCCATGTGTCAACGGCGGTCAGTGTGTCCTCGGTCGCTGTCGTTGTCCAGCAGGATTTCTGGGCCAGTCCTGCGAGCAAG ctgtTGAACCCGAATGTCGCCCACGATGTTCAAACGGTGGTACCTGTCTCCATGGTAACACGTGCCAGTGTCCGGAGGGCACTAGCGGCCATCGTTGCCAGCAAAG CCACTGTCGCTTAGTGACCTATACACAGTCACTAAGACAAGGCGTGCGGAGGCCGGTGACGGAGGCCTACAACATTCCCTGTGGTCGGTTTGGCTGGCAAACATGCACTGCGTACAG gaTCGTCCAACGTTTCGTATACACCACGGCCTTCAGAGTCGGCTACAGGCGGAAGTGTCCACCATTTGACGATTGA
- the LOC112576714 gene encoding neurogenic locus notch homolog protein 2-like isoform X2 yields the protein MESNPCDQVCYLIGLDTTICDCHPGYALLPDGQTCRDVDECDLSFCGEHGTCTNTLGSFACTCHPGFLPGRGGICVDFDECADPEVCPGPAQCTNLEGSYRCDCPPGYAYVINQCQDEDECLMEVCGEHSYCNNTLGSYTCSCETGYTPAPNGSCVDVDECGDPEVCPGPGQCTNLEGSYRCDCPAGYAHGINGCQDEDECMMAVCGEHSYCNNTVGSYTCTCETGYTLDPSGSCVDVDECLLGYGGCQQRCNNLLGTYYCSCHQGYRLSIDGVSCLDIDECLQNQGGCEHTCTNTVGGFVCSCPPHLSLSPDNRTCQGAGVSRCEQQNGGCQQVCVTLPEGGYRCDCHAGYQIQSDHATCEDVDECAHANGGCHQRCLNSPGSYHCACEEGYSLRRDGDGLVTCEATCDPPCRNNGRCAAPGLCVCPPGYPGSDCSPLCTPPCVHGGACIRHNVCSCAEGWSGLGCREANCAPGCRNGGRCIAPNTCQCADGYDGARCEAATCTPPCEHGGRCVRPNVCACRPTYIGPHCGLRSAVTADGRSCQPPCVNGGQCVLGRCRCPAGFLGQSCEQAVEPECRPRCSNGGTCLHGNTCQCPEGTSGHRCQQSHCRLVTYTQSLRQGVRRPVTEAYNIPCGRFGWQTCTAYRIVQRFVYTTAFRVGYRRKCPPFDD from the exons ATGGAGAGTAACCCTTGCGACCAGGTGTGTTACCTGATTGGTCTGGACACCACGATCTGCGACTGCCACCCTGGGTATGCTTTGCTCCCCGACGGCCAGACGTGCAGAG ACGTGGATGAATGTGACCTGAGCTTTTGTGGAGAACACGGTACGTGCACAAACACCCTGGGTAGCTTTGCGTGCACCTGCCACCCTGGATTTCTACCTGGCCGTGGTGGCATTTGTGTCG ATTTTGACGAATGCGCGGACCCAGAAGTGTGCCCTGGCCCAGCGCAGTGCACTAACCTGGAGGGCTCGTACAGGTGTGACTGTCCACCCGGATATGCCTACGTCATCAACCAGTGTCAAG ATGAAGACGAGTGTCTGATGGAGGTGTGTGGAGAACACAGCTACTGCAACAACACCCTGGGCAGCTACACATGCAGTTGCGAGACCGGCTATACCCCGGCCCCCAACGGCTCATGCGTGG ATGTTGACGAATGCGGTGACCCGGAAGTGTGTCCAGGCCCAGGGCAGTGCACTAACCTCGAGGGCTCCTACAGGTGTGACTGTCCAGCCGGTTATGCACACGGTATTAATGGGTGTCAAG ATGAGGACGAGTGTATGATGGCGGTGTGTGGGGAGCACAGCTACTGCAACAACACGGTGGGCAGTTACACATGTACCTGTGAGACTGGCTATACCCTGGACCCCAGCGGCTCATGCGTGG ATGTCGATGAGTGTCTCCTTGGCTACGGTGGGTGCCAGCAGAGATGCAACAACCTTCTGGGGACCTACTACTGCAGTTGTCATCAGGGGTACCGACTGAGTATCGACGGCGTTTCTTGCTTAG ATATAGACGAGTGCTTGCAGAACCAGGGTGGCTGTGAGCACACTTGTACCAACACTGTAGGTGGGTTTGTCTGCTCCTGTCCGCCGCATCTATCTCTGTCGCCTGACAACCGAACATGCCAAG GTGCTGGGGTTTCCAGATGTGAGCAGCAGAACGGCGGCTGTCAACAGGTGTGCGTCACGTTACCTGAGGGAGGCTACAGGTGTGACTGTCATGCCGGCTACCAGATACAGTCAGACCACGCGACTTGCGAAG ATGTGGACGAGTGTGCACATGCCAACGGTGGGTGCCACCAGCGTTGTCTCAACAGTCCCGGAAGCTACCACTGCGCATGCGAGGAAGGTTACTCCTTAAGGCGTGACGGCGATGGGCTTGTTACTTGCGAAG CTACCTGCGACCCTCCGTGTCGTAACAACGGGCGGTGTGCTGCACCTGGACTGTGTGTCTGCCCACCTGGGTACCCGGGTTCTGACTGTTCTC CGTTGTGCACCCCGCCTTGTGTCCACGGGGGCGCGTGTATTCGTCACAATGTGTGCAGCTGTGCAGAAGGCTGGAGCGGCCTAGGCTGCAGGGAAG CCAACTGCGCTCCAGGATGCCGTAACGGAGGCCGGTGCATCGCGCCCAACACGTGCCAGTGCGCGGATGGCTATGACGGCGCCAGGTGTGAAGCAG CTACCTGTACCCCGCCCTGTGAACATGGAGGGCGCTGCGTGCGACCCAACGTCTGCGCATGTCGACCGACCTACATTGGGCCTCACTGTGGTCTCCGCTCGGCCGTGACGGCAG ACGGGAGGAGCTGTCAGCCGCCATGTGTCAACGGCGGTCAGTGTGTCCTCGGTCGCTGTCGTTGTCCAGCAGGATTTCTGGGCCAGTCCTGCGAGCAAG ctgtTGAACCCGAATGTCGCCCACGATGTTCAAACGGTGGTACCTGTCTCCATGGTAACACGTGCCAGTGTCCGGAGGGCACTAGCGGCCATCGTTGCCAGCAAAG CCACTGTCGCTTAGTGACCTATACACAGTCACTAAGACAAGGCGTGCGGAGGCCGGTGACGGAGGCCTACAACATTCCCTGTGGTCGGTTTGGCTGGCAAACATGCACTGCGTACAG gaTCGTCCAACGTTTCGTATACACCACGGCCTTCAGAGTCGGCTACAGGCGGAAGTGTCCACCATTTGACGATTGA